From a single Lolium rigidum isolate FL_2022 chromosome 7, APGP_CSIRO_Lrig_0.1, whole genome shotgun sequence genomic region:
- the LOC124669610 gene encoding NAD(P)H-quinone oxidoreductase subunit 1, chloroplastic — MIIDRVEVEIINSFSKSELLKEVYGLISILPILSLLLGITIEVLVIVWLEREISASIQQRIGPEYAGPLGLLQAIADGTKLLFKEDILPSRGDIPLFSIGPSIAVISILLSFLVIPLAYHFVLADLSIGVFLWIAISSIAPIGLLMAGYSSNNKYSFSGGLRAAAQSISYEIPLTFCVLAISLRVIR, encoded by the coding sequence ATGATAATAGATAGGGTAGAAGTAGAAATTATCAATTCTTTTTCGAAATCAGAATTATTAAAAGAAGTCTATGGACTCATATCGATTCTACCCATTTTGAGCCTCCTTTTGGGAATCACAATAGAGGTACTCGTAATTGTGTGGTTAGAAAGAGAAATATCTGCATCGATACAACAACGTATTGGTCCTGAATATGCTGGCCCCCTAGGACTGCTTCAAGCTATAGCAGATGGGACTAAACTACTTTTTAAAGAAGATATCTTACCATCCCGAGGAGATATTCCTTTATTTAGCATTGGACCCTCTATAGCAGTCATATCAATTTTATTAAGTTTTTTAGTTATCCCTTTGGCATATCATTTTGTTTTAGCCGATCTTAGTATTGGTGTTTTTTTATGGATTGCCATTTCAAGTATTGCTCCTATTGGTCTTCTGATGGCAGGATATAGCTCAAATAATAAATATTCTTTTTCAGGTGGTCTACGAGCTGCTGCTCAATCCATTAGTTATGAAATACCATTAACTTTTTGTGTGCTAGCAATATCTCTACGTGTGATTCGTTAA